In one window of Macadamia integrifolia cultivar HAES 741 chromosome 2, SCU_Mint_v3, whole genome shotgun sequence DNA:
- the LOC122088821 gene encoding NAC domain-containing protein 75-like isoform X1, giving the protein MNKSQIGSITSSDLIDAKLEEHQMCVSMQCPRCGHKLERRPDWLGLPAGVKFDPTDQELIEHLEAKVEEGLSKSHPLIDEFIPTIDGEDGICYTHPEKLPRVTKDGLSKHFFHRPSKAYTTGTRKRRKIQTECDLQGGETRWHKTGKTRPVMANGKQKGCKKILVLYTNFGKHRKPEKTNWVMHQYHLGQLEEEKEGELVVSKIFYQTQPRQCNWMDRGATTGEGSAGEPNRKDSGSGSCSSSKEVSLQRDELSGAGTAISSYTAMDIQQMKSDHHFSFAPFRKSFDQQVGMGEALKAREASTSQRCEEHEEPEHQRPHNHVTHEQQQQQQHHPHHQHHHHHQMATAAFHISRPTHPLSTIIASPPLHHSSIVLDEDPYRIILQSEKFQQQQQQQQQQQQQQQQQQQQQQQQQQQLQQQHQKLGGRSTSGLEELLIGCTSTDIKGESSIPNPQEAEWLKYSFWPDPDNPDQHG; this is encoded by the exons ATGAATAAGAGTCAGATAGGTTCCATCACCAGTTCTGATCTTATTGATGCAAAGCTTGAAGAGCATCAGATGTGTGTATCAATGCAGTGCCCTCGTTGTGGACATAAGCTTGAACGAAGACCG GACTGGTTGGGTCTTCCAGCAGGTGTGAAATTTGATCCAACAGACCAAGAACTGATAGAGCACCTTGAagctaaggttgaagaaggccTTTCTAAATCTCACCCACTTATTGATGAGTTCATCCCAACCATCGATGGAGAAGATGGAATTTGCTATACCCATCCAGAAAAGCTTCCAC GAGTTACAAAAGATGGCTTAAGCAAACATTTCTTTCACAGACCCTCCAAGGCATATACAACCGgaacaagaaagagaaggaaaatacaGACCGAATGTGATCTTCAAGGTGGCGAGACCCGGTGGCACAAGACCGGCAAGACGAGACCGGTGATGGCGAACGGGAAACAGAAGGGGTGCAAGAAGATTTTAGTCCTCTATACCAACTTTGGCAAACATAGGAAACCTGAGAAAACTAACTGGGTCATGCACCAATATCATTTGGGTCagcttgaagaagagaaagaaggagagctTGTTGTATCAAAGATATTCTACCAGACACAACCTAGACAATGTAATTGGATGGACCGGGGTGCAACCACTGGGGAAGGAAGCGCCGGCGAGCCTAATAGAAAAGATAGTGGCAGTGGGAGCTGTTCTTCTTCTAAAGAAGTTAGTTTACAAAGAGATGAACTGTCGGGTGCTGGGACTGCAATTTCAAGCTACACTGCCATGGATATCCAACAGATGAAATCTGATCACCATTTTAGCTTTGCTCCCTTCAGAAAAAGTTTCGACCAGCAG GTGGGGATGGGAGAAGCTTTAAAAGCAAGAGAAGCATCCACATCTCAGAGGTGTGAAGAGCATGAAGAACCTGAGCACCAGAGGCCACATAATCATGTGACCCATgaacaacagcagcagcaacaacatcatcctcatcaccaacatcaccatcatcatcaaatGGCAACGGCGGCCTTTCACATTAGCAGGCCTACCCATCCTCTCTCTACAATCATTGCTTCTCCTCCCCTCCATCACTCCTCCATTGTtcttgatgaagacccctataGAATTATTCTCCAAAGTGAAAAGTTTCAG cagcagcagcagcagcagcagcagcaacaacaacaacaacaacaacaacaacaacaacaacaacagcagcagcagcagcttcaacaacaacatcaaAAACTTGGAGGAAGGTCTACTTCTGGTTTGGAGGAACTGTTGATAGGTTGCACTTCAACTGACATAAAAGGG
- the LOC122088821 gene encoding NAC domain-containing protein 75-like isoform X6, whose translation MNKSQIGSITSSDLIDAKLEEHQMCVSMQCPRCGHKLERRPDWLGLPAGVKFDPTDQELIEHLEAKVEEGLSKSHPLIDEFIPTIDGEDGICYTHPEKLPRVTKDGLSKHFFHRPSKAYTTGTRKRRKIQTECDLQGGETRWHKTGKTRPVMANGKQKGCKKILVLYTNFGKHRKPEKTNWVMHQYHLGQLEEEKEGELVVSKIFYQTQPRQCNWMDRGATTGEGSAGEPNRKDSGSGSCSSSKEVSLQRDELSGAGTAISSYTAMDIQQMKSDHHFSFAPFRKSFDQQVGMGEALKAREASTSQRCEEHEEPEHQRPHNHVTHEQQQQQQHHPHHQHHHHHQMATAAFHISRPTHPLSTIIASPPLHHSSIVLDEDPYRIILQSEKFQQQQQQQQQQQQQQQQQQQQQQLQQQHQKLGGRSTSGLEELLIGCTSTDIKGESSIPNPQEAEWLKYSFWPDPDNPDQHG comes from the exons ATGAATAAGAGTCAGATAGGTTCCATCACCAGTTCTGATCTTATTGATGCAAAGCTTGAAGAGCATCAGATGTGTGTATCAATGCAGTGCCCTCGTTGTGGACATAAGCTTGAACGAAGACCG GACTGGTTGGGTCTTCCAGCAGGTGTGAAATTTGATCCAACAGACCAAGAACTGATAGAGCACCTTGAagctaaggttgaagaaggccTTTCTAAATCTCACCCACTTATTGATGAGTTCATCCCAACCATCGATGGAGAAGATGGAATTTGCTATACCCATCCAGAAAAGCTTCCAC GAGTTACAAAAGATGGCTTAAGCAAACATTTCTTTCACAGACCCTCCAAGGCATATACAACCGgaacaagaaagagaaggaaaatacaGACCGAATGTGATCTTCAAGGTGGCGAGACCCGGTGGCACAAGACCGGCAAGACGAGACCGGTGATGGCGAACGGGAAACAGAAGGGGTGCAAGAAGATTTTAGTCCTCTATACCAACTTTGGCAAACATAGGAAACCTGAGAAAACTAACTGGGTCATGCACCAATATCATTTGGGTCagcttgaagaagagaaagaaggagagctTGTTGTATCAAAGATATTCTACCAGACACAACCTAGACAATGTAATTGGATGGACCGGGGTGCAACCACTGGGGAAGGAAGCGCCGGCGAGCCTAATAGAAAAGATAGTGGCAGTGGGAGCTGTTCTTCTTCTAAAGAAGTTAGTTTACAAAGAGATGAACTGTCGGGTGCTGGGACTGCAATTTCAAGCTACACTGCCATGGATATCCAACAGATGAAATCTGATCACCATTTTAGCTTTGCTCCCTTCAGAAAAAGTTTCGACCAGCAG GTGGGGATGGGAGAAGCTTTAAAAGCAAGAGAAGCATCCACATCTCAGAGGTGTGAAGAGCATGAAGAACCTGAGCACCAGAGGCCACATAATCATGTGACCCATgaacaacagcagcagcaacaacatcatcctcatcaccaacatcaccatcatcatcaaatGGCAACGGCGGCCTTTCACATTAGCAGGCCTACCCATCCTCTCTCTACAATCATTGCTTCTCCTCCCCTCCATCACTCCTCCATTGTtcttgatgaagacccctataGAATTATTCTCCAAAGTGAAAAGTTTCAG cagcagcagcaacaacaacaacaacaacaacaacaacaacaacaacaacagcagcagcagcagcttcaacaacaacatcaaAAACTTGGAGGAAGGTCTACTTCTGGTTTGGAGGAACTGTTGATAGGTTGCACTTCAACTGACATAAAAGGG
- the LOC122088821 gene encoding NAC domain-containing protein 75-like isoform X5, producing MNKSQIGSITSSDLIDAKLEEHQMCVSMQCPRCGHKLERRPDWLGLPAGVKFDPTDQELIEHLEAKVEEGLSKSHPLIDEFIPTIDGEDGICYTHPEKLPRVTKDGLSKHFFHRPSKAYTTGTRKRRKIQTECDLQGGETRWHKTGKTRPVMANGKQKGCKKILVLYTNFGKHRKPEKTNWVMHQYHLGQLEEEKEGELVVSKIFYQTQPRQCNWMDRGATTGEGSAGEPNRKDSGSGSCSSSKEVSLQRDELSGAGTAISSYTAMDIQQMKSDHHFSFAPFRKSFDQQVGMGEALKAREASTSQRCEEHEEPEHQRPHNHVTHEQQQQQQHHPHHQHHHHHQMATAAFHISRPTHPLSTIIASPPLHHSSIVLDEDPYRIILQSEKFQQQQQQQQQQQQQQQQQQQQQQQLQQQHQKLGGRSTSGLEELLIGCTSTDIKGESSIPNPQEAEWLKYSFWPDPDNPDQHG from the exons ATGAATAAGAGTCAGATAGGTTCCATCACCAGTTCTGATCTTATTGATGCAAAGCTTGAAGAGCATCAGATGTGTGTATCAATGCAGTGCCCTCGTTGTGGACATAAGCTTGAACGAAGACCG GACTGGTTGGGTCTTCCAGCAGGTGTGAAATTTGATCCAACAGACCAAGAACTGATAGAGCACCTTGAagctaaggttgaagaaggccTTTCTAAATCTCACCCACTTATTGATGAGTTCATCCCAACCATCGATGGAGAAGATGGAATTTGCTATACCCATCCAGAAAAGCTTCCAC GAGTTACAAAAGATGGCTTAAGCAAACATTTCTTTCACAGACCCTCCAAGGCATATACAACCGgaacaagaaagagaaggaaaatacaGACCGAATGTGATCTTCAAGGTGGCGAGACCCGGTGGCACAAGACCGGCAAGACGAGACCGGTGATGGCGAACGGGAAACAGAAGGGGTGCAAGAAGATTTTAGTCCTCTATACCAACTTTGGCAAACATAGGAAACCTGAGAAAACTAACTGGGTCATGCACCAATATCATTTGGGTCagcttgaagaagagaaagaaggagagctTGTTGTATCAAAGATATTCTACCAGACACAACCTAGACAATGTAATTGGATGGACCGGGGTGCAACCACTGGGGAAGGAAGCGCCGGCGAGCCTAATAGAAAAGATAGTGGCAGTGGGAGCTGTTCTTCTTCTAAAGAAGTTAGTTTACAAAGAGATGAACTGTCGGGTGCTGGGACTGCAATTTCAAGCTACACTGCCATGGATATCCAACAGATGAAATCTGATCACCATTTTAGCTTTGCTCCCTTCAGAAAAAGTTTCGACCAGCAG GTGGGGATGGGAGAAGCTTTAAAAGCAAGAGAAGCATCCACATCTCAGAGGTGTGAAGAGCATGAAGAACCTGAGCACCAGAGGCCACATAATCATGTGACCCATgaacaacagcagcagcaacaacatcatcctcatcaccaacatcaccatcatcatcaaatGGCAACGGCGGCCTTTCACATTAGCAGGCCTACCCATCCTCTCTCTACAATCATTGCTTCTCCTCCCCTCCATCACTCCTCCATTGTtcttgatgaagacccctataGAATTATTCTCCAAAGTGAAAAGTTTCAG cagcagcagcagcaacaacaacaacaacaacaacaacaacaacaacaacaacagcagcagcagcagcttcaacaacaacatcaaAAACTTGGAGGAAGGTCTACTTCTGGTTTGGAGGAACTGTTGATAGGTTGCACTTCAACTGACATAAAAGGG
- the LOC122088821 gene encoding NAC domain-containing protein 75-like isoform X4, with translation MNKSQIGSITSSDLIDAKLEEHQMCVSMQCPRCGHKLERRPDWLGLPAGVKFDPTDQELIEHLEAKVEEGLSKSHPLIDEFIPTIDGEDGICYTHPEKLPRVTKDGLSKHFFHRPSKAYTTGTRKRRKIQTECDLQGGETRWHKTGKTRPVMANGKQKGCKKILVLYTNFGKHRKPEKTNWVMHQYHLGQLEEEKEGELVVSKIFYQTQPRQCNWMDRGATTGEGSAGEPNRKDSGSGSCSSSKEVSLQRDELSGAGTAISSYTAMDIQQMKSDHHFSFAPFRKSFDQQVGMGEALKAREASTSQRCEEHEEPEHQRPHNHVTHEQQQQQQHHPHHQHHHHHQMATAAFHISRPTHPLSTIIASPPLHHSSIVLDEDPYRIILQSEKFQQQQQQQQQQQQQQQQQQQQQQQQLQQQHQKLGGRSTSGLEELLIGCTSTDIKGESSIPNPQEAEWLKYSFWPDPDNPDQHG, from the exons ATGAATAAGAGTCAGATAGGTTCCATCACCAGTTCTGATCTTATTGATGCAAAGCTTGAAGAGCATCAGATGTGTGTATCAATGCAGTGCCCTCGTTGTGGACATAAGCTTGAACGAAGACCG GACTGGTTGGGTCTTCCAGCAGGTGTGAAATTTGATCCAACAGACCAAGAACTGATAGAGCACCTTGAagctaaggttgaagaaggccTTTCTAAATCTCACCCACTTATTGATGAGTTCATCCCAACCATCGATGGAGAAGATGGAATTTGCTATACCCATCCAGAAAAGCTTCCAC GAGTTACAAAAGATGGCTTAAGCAAACATTTCTTTCACAGACCCTCCAAGGCATATACAACCGgaacaagaaagagaaggaaaatacaGACCGAATGTGATCTTCAAGGTGGCGAGACCCGGTGGCACAAGACCGGCAAGACGAGACCGGTGATGGCGAACGGGAAACAGAAGGGGTGCAAGAAGATTTTAGTCCTCTATACCAACTTTGGCAAACATAGGAAACCTGAGAAAACTAACTGGGTCATGCACCAATATCATTTGGGTCagcttgaagaagagaaagaaggagagctTGTTGTATCAAAGATATTCTACCAGACACAACCTAGACAATGTAATTGGATGGACCGGGGTGCAACCACTGGGGAAGGAAGCGCCGGCGAGCCTAATAGAAAAGATAGTGGCAGTGGGAGCTGTTCTTCTTCTAAAGAAGTTAGTTTACAAAGAGATGAACTGTCGGGTGCTGGGACTGCAATTTCAAGCTACACTGCCATGGATATCCAACAGATGAAATCTGATCACCATTTTAGCTTTGCTCCCTTCAGAAAAAGTTTCGACCAGCAG GTGGGGATGGGAGAAGCTTTAAAAGCAAGAGAAGCATCCACATCTCAGAGGTGTGAAGAGCATGAAGAACCTGAGCACCAGAGGCCACATAATCATGTGACCCATgaacaacagcagcagcaacaacatcatcctcatcaccaacatcaccatcatcatcaaatGGCAACGGCGGCCTTTCACATTAGCAGGCCTACCCATCCTCTCTCTACAATCATTGCTTCTCCTCCCCTCCATCACTCCTCCATTGTtcttgatgaagacccctataGAATTATTCTCCAAAGTGAAAAGTTTCAG cagcagcagcagcagcaacaacaacaacaacaacaacaacaacaacaacaacaacagcagcagcagcagcttcaacaacaacatcaaAAACTTGGAGGAAGGTCTACTTCTGGTTTGGAGGAACTGTTGATAGGTTGCACTTCAACTGACATAAAAGGG
- the LOC122088821 gene encoding NAC domain-containing protein 75-like isoform X3, whose product MNKSQIGSITSSDLIDAKLEEHQMCVSMQCPRCGHKLERRPDWLGLPAGVKFDPTDQELIEHLEAKVEEGLSKSHPLIDEFIPTIDGEDGICYTHPEKLPRVTKDGLSKHFFHRPSKAYTTGTRKRRKIQTECDLQGGETRWHKTGKTRPVMANGKQKGCKKILVLYTNFGKHRKPEKTNWVMHQYHLGQLEEEKEGELVVSKIFYQTQPRQCNWMDRGATTGEGSAGEPNRKDSGSGSCSSSKEVSLQRDELSGAGTAISSYTAMDIQQMKSDHHFSFAPFRKSFDQQVGMGEALKAREASTSQRCEEHEEPEHQRPHNHVTHEQQQQQQHHPHHQHHHHHQMATAAFHISRPTHPLSTIIASPPLHHSSIVLDEDPYRIILQSEKFQQQQQQQQQQQQQQQQQQQQQQQQQLQQQHQKLGGRSTSGLEELLIGCTSTDIKGESSIPNPQEAEWLKYSFWPDPDNPDQHG is encoded by the exons ATGAATAAGAGTCAGATAGGTTCCATCACCAGTTCTGATCTTATTGATGCAAAGCTTGAAGAGCATCAGATGTGTGTATCAATGCAGTGCCCTCGTTGTGGACATAAGCTTGAACGAAGACCG GACTGGTTGGGTCTTCCAGCAGGTGTGAAATTTGATCCAACAGACCAAGAACTGATAGAGCACCTTGAagctaaggttgaagaaggccTTTCTAAATCTCACCCACTTATTGATGAGTTCATCCCAACCATCGATGGAGAAGATGGAATTTGCTATACCCATCCAGAAAAGCTTCCAC GAGTTACAAAAGATGGCTTAAGCAAACATTTCTTTCACAGACCCTCCAAGGCATATACAACCGgaacaagaaagagaaggaaaatacaGACCGAATGTGATCTTCAAGGTGGCGAGACCCGGTGGCACAAGACCGGCAAGACGAGACCGGTGATGGCGAACGGGAAACAGAAGGGGTGCAAGAAGATTTTAGTCCTCTATACCAACTTTGGCAAACATAGGAAACCTGAGAAAACTAACTGGGTCATGCACCAATATCATTTGGGTCagcttgaagaagagaaagaaggagagctTGTTGTATCAAAGATATTCTACCAGACACAACCTAGACAATGTAATTGGATGGACCGGGGTGCAACCACTGGGGAAGGAAGCGCCGGCGAGCCTAATAGAAAAGATAGTGGCAGTGGGAGCTGTTCTTCTTCTAAAGAAGTTAGTTTACAAAGAGATGAACTGTCGGGTGCTGGGACTGCAATTTCAAGCTACACTGCCATGGATATCCAACAGATGAAATCTGATCACCATTTTAGCTTTGCTCCCTTCAGAAAAAGTTTCGACCAGCAG GTGGGGATGGGAGAAGCTTTAAAAGCAAGAGAAGCATCCACATCTCAGAGGTGTGAAGAGCATGAAGAACCTGAGCACCAGAGGCCACATAATCATGTGACCCATgaacaacagcagcagcaacaacatcatcctcatcaccaacatcaccatcatcatcaaatGGCAACGGCGGCCTTTCACATTAGCAGGCCTACCCATCCTCTCTCTACAATCATTGCTTCTCCTCCCCTCCATCACTCCTCCATTGTtcttgatgaagacccctataGAATTATTCTCCAAAGTGAAAAGTTTCAG cagcagcagcagcagcagcaacaacaacaacaacaacaacaacaacaacaacaacaacagcagcagcagcagcttcaacaacaacatcaaAAACTTGGAGGAAGGTCTACTTCTGGTTTGGAGGAACTGTTGATAGGTTGCACTTCAACTGACATAAAAGGG
- the LOC122088821 gene encoding NAC domain-containing protein 75-like isoform X2, giving the protein MNKSQIGSITSSDLIDAKLEEHQMCVSMQCPRCGHKLERRPDWLGLPAGVKFDPTDQELIEHLEAKVEEGLSKSHPLIDEFIPTIDGEDGICYTHPEKLPRVTKDGLSKHFFHRPSKAYTTGTRKRRKIQTECDLQGGETRWHKTGKTRPVMANGKQKGCKKILVLYTNFGKHRKPEKTNWVMHQYHLGQLEEEKEGELVVSKIFYQTQPRQCNWMDRGATTGEGSAGEPNRKDSGSGSCSSSKEVSLQRDELSGAGTAISSYTAMDIQQMKSDHHFSFAPFRKSFDQQVGMGEALKAREASTSQRCEEHEEPEHQRPHNHVTHEQQQQQQHHPHHQHHHHHQMATAAFHISRPTHPLSTIIASPPLHHSSIVLDEDPYRIILQSEKFQQQQQQQQQQQQQQQQQQQQQQQQQQLQQQHQKLGGRSTSGLEELLIGCTSTDIKGESSIPNPQEAEWLKYSFWPDPDNPDQHG; this is encoded by the exons ATGAATAAGAGTCAGATAGGTTCCATCACCAGTTCTGATCTTATTGATGCAAAGCTTGAAGAGCATCAGATGTGTGTATCAATGCAGTGCCCTCGTTGTGGACATAAGCTTGAACGAAGACCG GACTGGTTGGGTCTTCCAGCAGGTGTGAAATTTGATCCAACAGACCAAGAACTGATAGAGCACCTTGAagctaaggttgaagaaggccTTTCTAAATCTCACCCACTTATTGATGAGTTCATCCCAACCATCGATGGAGAAGATGGAATTTGCTATACCCATCCAGAAAAGCTTCCAC GAGTTACAAAAGATGGCTTAAGCAAACATTTCTTTCACAGACCCTCCAAGGCATATACAACCGgaacaagaaagagaaggaaaatacaGACCGAATGTGATCTTCAAGGTGGCGAGACCCGGTGGCACAAGACCGGCAAGACGAGACCGGTGATGGCGAACGGGAAACAGAAGGGGTGCAAGAAGATTTTAGTCCTCTATACCAACTTTGGCAAACATAGGAAACCTGAGAAAACTAACTGGGTCATGCACCAATATCATTTGGGTCagcttgaagaagagaaagaaggagagctTGTTGTATCAAAGATATTCTACCAGACACAACCTAGACAATGTAATTGGATGGACCGGGGTGCAACCACTGGGGAAGGAAGCGCCGGCGAGCCTAATAGAAAAGATAGTGGCAGTGGGAGCTGTTCTTCTTCTAAAGAAGTTAGTTTACAAAGAGATGAACTGTCGGGTGCTGGGACTGCAATTTCAAGCTACACTGCCATGGATATCCAACAGATGAAATCTGATCACCATTTTAGCTTTGCTCCCTTCAGAAAAAGTTTCGACCAGCAG GTGGGGATGGGAGAAGCTTTAAAAGCAAGAGAAGCATCCACATCTCAGAGGTGTGAAGAGCATGAAGAACCTGAGCACCAGAGGCCACATAATCATGTGACCCATgaacaacagcagcagcaacaacatcatcctcatcaccaacatcaccatcatcatcaaatGGCAACGGCGGCCTTTCACATTAGCAGGCCTACCCATCCTCTCTCTACAATCATTGCTTCTCCTCCCCTCCATCACTCCTCCATTGTtcttgatgaagacccctataGAATTATTCTCCAAAGTGAAAAGTTTCAG cagcagcagcagcagcagcagcaacaacaacaacaacaacaacaacaacaacaacaacaacagcagcagcagcagcttcaacaacaacatcaaAAACTTGGAGGAAGGTCTACTTCTGGTTTGGAGGAACTGTTGATAGGTTGCACTTCAACTGACATAAAAGGG
- the LOC122088821 gene encoding NAC domain-containing protein 75-like isoform X7: MNKSQIGSITSSDLIDAKLEEHQMCVSMQCPRCGHKLERRPDWLGLPAGVKFDPTDQELIEHLEAKVEEGLSKSHPLIDEFIPTIDGEDGICYTHPEKLPRVTKDGLSKHFFHRPSKAYTTGTRKRRKIQTECDLQGGETRWHKTGKTRPVMANGKQKGCKKILVLYTNFGKHRKPEKTNWVMHQYHLGQLEEEKEGELVVSKIFYQTQPRQCNWMDRGATTGEGSAGEPNRKDSGSGSCSSSKEVSLQRDELSGAGTAISSYTAMDIQQMKSDHHFSFAPFRKSFDQQVGMGEALKAREASTSQRCEEHEEPEHQRPHNHVTHEQQQQQQHHPHHQHHHHHQMATAAFHISRPTHPLSTIIASPPLHHSSIVLDEDPYRIILQSEKFQLQKQLCQ, encoded by the exons ATGAATAAGAGTCAGATAGGTTCCATCACCAGTTCTGATCTTATTGATGCAAAGCTTGAAGAGCATCAGATGTGTGTATCAATGCAGTGCCCTCGTTGTGGACATAAGCTTGAACGAAGACCG GACTGGTTGGGTCTTCCAGCAGGTGTGAAATTTGATCCAACAGACCAAGAACTGATAGAGCACCTTGAagctaaggttgaagaaggccTTTCTAAATCTCACCCACTTATTGATGAGTTCATCCCAACCATCGATGGAGAAGATGGAATTTGCTATACCCATCCAGAAAAGCTTCCAC GAGTTACAAAAGATGGCTTAAGCAAACATTTCTTTCACAGACCCTCCAAGGCATATACAACCGgaacaagaaagagaaggaaaatacaGACCGAATGTGATCTTCAAGGTGGCGAGACCCGGTGGCACAAGACCGGCAAGACGAGACCGGTGATGGCGAACGGGAAACAGAAGGGGTGCAAGAAGATTTTAGTCCTCTATACCAACTTTGGCAAACATAGGAAACCTGAGAAAACTAACTGGGTCATGCACCAATATCATTTGGGTCagcttgaagaagagaaagaaggagagctTGTTGTATCAAAGATATTCTACCAGACACAACCTAGACAATGTAATTGGATGGACCGGGGTGCAACCACTGGGGAAGGAAGCGCCGGCGAGCCTAATAGAAAAGATAGTGGCAGTGGGAGCTGTTCTTCTTCTAAAGAAGTTAGTTTACAAAGAGATGAACTGTCGGGTGCTGGGACTGCAATTTCAAGCTACACTGCCATGGATATCCAACAGATGAAATCTGATCACCATTTTAGCTTTGCTCCCTTCAGAAAAAGTTTCGACCAGCAG GTGGGGATGGGAGAAGCTTTAAAAGCAAGAGAAGCATCCACATCTCAGAGGTGTGAAGAGCATGAAGAACCTGAGCACCAGAGGCCACATAATCATGTGACCCATgaacaacagcagcagcaacaacatcatcctcatcaccaacatcaccatcatcatcaaatGGCAACGGCGGCCTTTCACATTAGCAGGCCTACCCATCCTCTCTCTACAATCATTGCTTCTCCTCCCCTCCATCACTCCTCCATTGTtcttgatgaagacccctataGAATTATTCTCCAAAGTGAAAAGTTTCAG TTGCAGAAACAACTATGTCAATAG
- the LOC122065465 gene encoding uncharacterized protein LOC122065465, which produces MEDERCSHSPTVKHRFRSTLCFSCCFGNGNHEQLEDVDKQRPIKSKAHEFPEFKEKCRNLISRMGRGRRHSADFRYDPLSYALNFDEGIDDDHHLNEELPLRNFTSRLPASPRKSVAVTQITACS; this is translated from the coding sequence ATGGAAGATGAACGCTGTTCTCATTCTCCAACGGTGAAGCATAGGTTCCGATCAACTCTCTGTTTCTCTTGTTGCTTCGGTAACGGAAATCATGAACAACTCGAAGATGTAGATAAGCAGAGGCCAATCAAATCGAAGGCTCATGAGTTCCCAGAATTCAAAGAAAAATGCCGGAATCTTATCTCTCGGATGGGTAGAGGTCGGAGACACTCGGCTGATTTCAGATACGATCCATTAAGTTACGCTCTCAATTTCGATGAAGGAATAGATGATGATCATCATCTGAATGAAGAATTACCTCTGAGGAACTTCACTTCTAGACTTCCTGCTTCGCCTCGGAAATCGGTGGCTGTGACTCAGATCACTGCTTGTAGTTAA